A single Mustela lutreola isolate mMusLut2 chromosome X, mMusLut2.pri, whole genome shotgun sequence DNA region contains:
- the GEMIN8 gene encoding LOW QUALITY PROTEIN: gem-associated protein 8 (The sequence of the model RefSeq protein was modified relative to this genomic sequence to represent the inferred CDS: deleted 3 bases in 2 codons) yields the protein MTSALFFSFLLWWLRTDNEWSLCSPRLSWVVTIMPLCSVGRAAGSVVPRTPACPDIAILFSFSSTVPLEESCCSVREDCAAGVGDTPKEFQRPFGLPQPEMTAKVASWKAEEPWSFHPVYARYWRHYHQAMAWMRSHHSAYRKAVESYCSRPWACLPAALPQSPPTNKAKPQPSRDHHPASTDSHCVPSPSRRSGQHPAARPREHRAWPAEEEEETAESESDGGVECDLSNMEITEELRQYFAQTERHREERRRQQQLDAQRLDDYVNADHDLYYSTHRSVHPPSERPGERRQAEMKRLYGDSAAKIQAMEAAVQLSFDKHCDRKQPKYWPVIPLKF from the exons ATGACCTCAGcgctgtttttttccttcctcctctggtgGTTGAGGACAGACAATGAA TGGTCTCTGTGCTCGCCCAGGCTCAGCTGGGTAGTGACTATTATGCCTTTGTGCTCCGTGGGGCGGGCTGCCGGTTCGGTGGTACCGCGGACCCCGGCCTGCCCTGACATcgccattctcttttctttcagctCCACCGTCCCGTTA GAGGAAAGCTGCTGTTCAGTCCGCGAAGACTGTGCCGCAGGAGTAGGAGACACTCCCAAAGAG TTTCAGCGCCCATTTGGACTTCCACAACCAGAGATGACAGCAAAg GTGGCATCCTGGAAAGCCGAGGAGCCTTGGTCTTTTCATCCGGTCTACGCAAGGTACTGGCGCCATTATCACCAGGCCATGGCCTGGATGCGGAGCCACCACAGCGCCTACAGGAAGGCGGTGGAATCTTACTGCAGTCGCCCGTGGGCCTGCCTTCCTGCGGCTCTTCCCCAGAGCCCTCCCACGAACAAGGCCAAGCCTCAGCCCTCTCGTGACCATCACCCGGCCTCCACGGACTCGCACTGCGTTCCTTCACCTTCTAGAAGGTCCGGGCAGCATCCAGCAGCCCGCCCCAGAGAACACCGAGCTTGGCCtgccgaggaggaggaggagacagcgGAGTCCGAGTCAGACGGGGGTGTGGAGTGCGACCTGAGCAACATGGAGATCACAGAGGAGCTGCGCCAGTACTTCGCCCAGACCGAGAGGCACCGGGAAGAGCGAC GGCGGCAGCAGCAGCTGGATGCCCAGCGCCTGGACGACTACGTGAACGCCGACCACGACCTGTACTACAGCACCCACCGCTCGGTGCACCCCCCGTCCGAGAGGCCCGGTGAGCGGCGCCAGGCCGAGATGAAGCGCTTGTATGGGGACAGCGCCGCGAAGATCCAGGCCATGGAGGCCGCCGTGCAGCTGAGCTTCGACAAGCACTGTGAcaggaagcagcccaagtacTGGCCGGTCATCCCGCTCAAGTTCTGA